Part of the bacterium genome, CCCAAATCATCGTTTTCTCCTCAATGTCCAGGCTATTGAAAAGAGCCGTTTCCCGGGTTTTACAGCTCGATAATACCAGGAAACTTATCAGTAAAAGAGCCAAGCTCAATCTTCGATCCATTTTGTAATCCTCCTTGATTTCCCTAACCTGACCTCTTCCTAGGATCGGTAAAAAAAACAAAAAAATATACAAAGCCGGAACGCTTATACAACGAAGAAAAAATTTTCTTTCTATGCTGTACAGATGACTAATTCTTATCAAAATTCACGATATAATCATGTAACCGAAATTGTATCTTAAAACCAAATTACTGTCTGAGAGTGGAATATACAGAACCGGGGGTACCCCAGGCCAAGAAATCGCAACAATAGAGAGAGGCAAGAAAATGGCAACATTTGTATTTCCAGGGCAAGGTTCGCAAAAGAAAGGCATGGGGGATGGGCTTTTCAATGACTTTCGAGAGCTCACTTCACAAGCGGATACTGTTTTAGGCTATTCTATCGAGGAGTTGTGCATCCAGGATGCCGGCGGGCATTTGGGTCAAACTGATTATACCCAGCCGGCCCTGTATGTAGTCAATGCCTTTACTTATCTGAAAAAAATTGCACTTTTGAGCCGAAAGCCGGACTTTGTTGCCGGTCACAGCCTGGGAGAGTATAACGCTCTTCTGGCGGCAGAGGTTTTTGACTTTGAGACCGGCCTGCGGCTGGTGAAAAAGCGAGGCGAATTAATGAGCCGGGCTCTTGGCGGGGGAATGGCTGCGGTAATTGGCCTGACCGACAAAAGAGTGGAGGAACTGCTCAGGGAAAACCATTGCGATACCCTCGCTATTGCAAACTATAACGCACCGTCTCAAGTTGTGATTTCCGGCCCCAAGGCCGAGATCGATCAAGCCGGATCGATTTTTGAAGCTGCCGGTGCACGGGCTTATATTCCTTTGCGGGTAAGCGGGGCTTTTCATTCTCAATTCATGGAAGAGGCCAGGGAGAATTTTTTCAGCTTTCTGGAAGAGTTTGAATTTTCCGGGCCGAAAATACCGGTTATCTCCAATGTTACGGCCAGGCCATATACAAAAGAAGACATCAGGCAGCTGCTGGCTGATCAGATTACCCATCCGGTCAAATGGACGGCGTGCATCCGCTATCTGCTCGGACAGGGAGAGACGGAGTTTGAGGAGATCGGTCCGGGGACCGTATTGACCGGCCTGATCCAGCAGATAAAAAAAGAAGCTCAGCCTCTTGGGGAGGCCGGTCAGCAGGAGAGACGGGAGAAACAAAAGACAAAACAGGCCAGAGCGGAAGAAGTCTGGCCGAAAATCACCGCCGCCTCTTTAGGCAGTGAGGAGTTCAAGCAGGACTATAACGTCAGGTATGCCTATGTCACCGGCGGGATGTACCGGGGAATAGCCTCGAAAGAGCTGGTAGTGAGAATGGGGAAAGCAGGATTGATGGGCTATTTTGGCACCGGCGGCCTGGACCCTGGTCAGATAGAAGCAGCTATTCACTATATCCAGCGGGAGCTGAAAGACGGGCAAGCCTACGGAATGAATTTACTCTCCAATATCATCAATCCGAACGTGGAAGAGGAAACGATAGATTTATTTTTACGGCATGGGGTGAAGAATGTCGAGGCAGCAGCCTTTATGCAGATCACCCCGCCGTTGGTAAAATACCGGCTGAAAGGGCTCAGCCGGGATGCCGGGGGTAACATTGCCATCACCCACAGAGTACAGGCCAAGGTATCACGGCCTGAAGTGGCCCGGGCTTTTTTGAGTCCGGCCCCTGAACATATCGTACGAAAGCTTCTGGCCGAGAACAAGATTACCCGGGAACAAGCGGACCTGTCCACCAAAGTGCCTATGGCCGATGACCTGTGCGTAGAGGCTGACTCCGGCGGGCATACGGACCAGGGGGTAGCCTATGTCCTGATGCCAGCCATGATGAGGTTGCGGGATGAGCTGATGGATACCTACAAGTATCCCAGACGAGTGAGAGTCGGTGCCGCCGGGGGAATCGGCACACCGGAAGCGGTTATGGCAGCTTTTATGTTAGGCGCGGATTTTATCCTTACCGGATCTGTCAATCAATGCACCGTCGAGGCTGGAACCAGTGGAGCGGTCAAGGATTTATTGCAGCAGATAAATGTCCAGGATACCGATTATGCACCGGCAGGAGATATGTTCGAATTAGGAGCCAAGGTTCAGGTTCTGAAAAAAGGGGTATTTTTTCCCGCCAGAGCGAACAAGCTGTATGAGCTGTATCGCCAGTACAATTCCCTGGATGAAATAGATGAAAAAACAAAAAAGCAGATTCAGGAAAAATATTTTCAGCGAAGCTTTGAAGACATCTATAAGGAAACCAAAGCCTATTTTTCACAACACTACCCCCAGGAGATCGAAAAAGCGGAACGAAACCCCAAGCATAAGATGGCCCTGGTCTTCCGATGGTATTTTGGACACACCACGCATCTGGCTTTGAGCGGCAGTGAAGAGCAGAAGGTGGATTATCAGGTACACTGCGGCCCTGCTTTGGGTGCTTTCAACCAATGGGTCAAAGGAACGCCTCTTGAAAACTGGAGTAACCGGCATGTAGATGAAATTGCTGAAAAACTCATGCAGGAAGCAGCAGAGCTGCTCAATCATCGCTTTCAATCGCTTTTCAAGAGATCATCGTATCCGGGGGAGGCTCGATAGGCACCAGGAAGAGGAGTAATAAGGAGTAATATGGTTTGGATACGGGAAGGGGAAGGCAGTAATGAAGCTCAAAGCATTGGGCTCAAGATACGTACGGCAGGGAAAGCACAAGGAAAGGTGAAAGGAAAGAAGGGGGAGAGAAGAAGAGATGTTGCAGTTATCGGGATGGCTTGCCGGTTTCCCGAAGCCAGGGACTACCATGAATTCGGTGATAATCTCCTTCGGGGGATCAATTCCATCCGGGAGATTCCTCCTGAGCGATGGGATATCAACAAGTATTATTCTCCCGATATCGAGGAACCGAATAAAAGCGTCAGCAAGTGGTGCGGGCTCCTGGATGCCCCTGATCAATTCGATCACCACTTTTTTGCTGTCTCTCCACGGGAAGCCAGGAGCATGGATCCCCAGCAGAGACTGCTCCTTCAGGAAACCTGGCATTGCATAGAAGACTCAGGGGTCCCCCTGGCAAGTCTCCAGGAGAAGAGGACATCGGTATATGTCGGCGTTATGGCCAATGACTATTGTCAACAGGCTATGACCAGGAATCTGGTTATTGACGGCTATGCCTGTCTGGGCAGCTATGATTGCATGCTGGCCAACAGAATCTCGTATGTGTTCGGCTTGCGGGGTGAAAGCATATCGGTCGGGGCCGCCTGCGCCTCCTCATCGGTGGCGATCCACCAGGCCAGGCGTTCTTTGATAACCGGGGAAAGTGATTACGCCCTGGCCGCAGGGGTGAGTCTGGACCTTCATCCGTGGAAATATATCTCTTTTTCCAAATCGCGGATGCTCAGTCCGGACGGGCAATGTAAAACCTTTGATAAGGACGCCAACGGGTATGTGCCGGGGGAGGGAGCAGGAGTTCTGCTGTTGCAGCCTCTGGAGGAAGCGATCCGTGCCGGAAACCATATCCATGGAATAATCAGAGGTTCGGCAGTCAATCATGGCGGACAGGCATCATCGATCACTGCGCCACGGGTCAGAGCGCAAAGGGATGTCATTCTGGCTGCCTATGCGGATGCCCGGCTCAGTCCGGAGGCAGTGAGCTATGTGGAAGCACACGGGACCGGTACTTCACTGGGTGATCCGATCGAGATAGAGGCCCTGACGCAGGCATTCCGGGTTTATACGGACCGGAAACAATTCTGCAAAATCGGCTCGGTCAAAACCAACATCGGGCATCTGGAAGCTGCGGCAGGAATCGCGGGTGTTATCAAGGTGCTGGTTATGATGAACCGGGGCAAGATACCCAAGACGTTAAATATCAAGATATTGAACCCTATTATCAATTTTGGGGAATCTCCCTTTATGGTAGCTGACAGCCTGAGTGATTGGCCGGGGAGGGAGAAGGGTCTGGCCATCCGGGCCGGTGTCAGCTCATTTGGCATGGGAGGGGTAAACTCCCACATCGTGCTGGAATCTTTCTGGTGAGAACAGATATTTTTCATCCATGAAATCAGAGCGCAGCAAATCGAAAATCAACCAGGTCACGGGCTCGGACCCGTCCCGGGAGGGATGCACCAGTCATCCCTTTATCCTTTCTGCCGGATCCAGCCAGAGTCTGGAGGGCTTGATTGCCAGGTGGAAGGCTTTTGTTCGAAGCCCCGAATACGCCAGAGCCCAGCTCCAGGATATCTGTGCCACCCTGATGACCGGAAGGGAGCCTTTTTCGTATCGATGCGGTTGTCTGGTAGCCAGCAAAGAGGAGATAGAGGCGTTTCTTACCAAAGTCATCCTCCCTGTTTCCAAGTGCAGCACACCAAAATGGTGCCTTCGGATCGGCAGGTTCTCATGGACCGGTTTCGAGAAGGTCCGTCCGCTCTTTGCCCTCAGAGACTGCGGATTCATTCCTGCCCTGATAACCGGAGAGAGTACCGGCCTAATTTTGAGCCTGGCTGCCAGTGGCATGGTGAAGTTAGACGATGCCCTGGCCATGCTCAAAAAGTCAAAGCCAAAGCAGCTTGATCATCTTGAGCTTACCCGTCCCGGTTGTCCATTTTACGACCCCCTTGCCGGACAAACCATTCAGCCTTTCCTGATGAGTGAGTCCTACATCCGCTTCCTGGTCGATGGATATGACCTGCCGCACGAGGTATCTCAATCCTCGGTGAATAAGGCCAGACTTTTAAAGGAATGCCAGTTCACCTTCAAAAAGTTTCTGGCAGACTGGGACCTTGTGCTGAAAAAATCGGGGCTGGAAATCGGGCAGATGCTCTTTGACGATGAGCTTCTCTCACCGGCATCCGGGGAAGAATTCAGAAAGAAAAGACTGCTCCTTCTTTCGGCTGTCATGAGCTGCCTGCTCAAGCTTGATCAAAAATGGAGCTTAACGCCGCCAAAGCAGGCAGGCGAGCCACGGTTTTATGAACTCGTGGATCTTATTCTCGATGAGGTACTGCCCAAAGAGGCAGTGGTGGAAATTTTCCTAAGCCAGGAGCCGGATTTTGCCAGGATAAGCCGGATACTCAACCAGCGGCAATCCTCTCTGGATTTACGCAAGCCCTATACCTGTCTCAGAGAGCGCAATCAAGGTCTTACTGAAATTGCCGATCCGTATGACTGGCTGAATAAAGCTCTGGACATAAAGCCCCGGGTACCTGGTGTCGGTGAAGATTTTGTCTTTCTGGAATTCGGGGAATTGAGCGAACCCGCTCCCCCAAATCGTTCCGTCATCATGGACCTGTCATTGAATCCAGGGGAGAGCTTCAGGCTGACCCTGCTCCAGTTGTGGCTGCACGGGGCTTCGATAGCATGGCCGAGGCTCTATCCTGAAGGGACGTTTGGCAAAGTACCGCTGCCTGCCTATGACTTTGACCGGAAATCCTTCTGGCTGTCTGATAAACCCCCTGAGCAGGATAACCTTATGGATGCAGCCGGGCCTCATACCCGGCAGGTTTATTACCATAAGCCGACCTGGGTCCGGCAGGCTCCGCCGGTTTTGAATCAGGATGGAAGCAGGCGTGCTGCTCTTGTATTTATCAATGACCATCCTCTGGAAAAGTCATTAGCAAAGCAGACAGCCAAGGCATACCGCAAGGTTTTTTCCATTCAGCAGGGGCCTTCTTTTGTCCGGAAAGGGCCGGACTCCTTCGAGATCATGGCCCAAAGAGAGCATGATTATTCGGAGGTCATGGGCCTGATAGCCGGAGAGATGGACGAGGGAATCGAGGGTTACGATATCCTGTATTTATGGTCTTACGAGTCTGAAGCCACGCCTGCGAATGACGAGAAGGAGCTTGCAGAAAAACAGGAAAAAGGGGTGCAGGGTCTCTTTTTCCTGGCCAGGGCCCTGACCCGCCTCAAGATAAAGACTTCGATAAAGGTGGTGATCGCTACCTGCCAGAGCCAGGTGGTCAGACCGCAGGACAGGGGAGAAGGATATGGTTACGGTGGCCTTTTAGGCCTGGCCAGGACCATAGGGCTGGAAAATCCCAGGGTAAAAACAGCCATTATGGATTTTGCCGCCGGGGAGCTTGCCGCAGATGAGATGGCCGCGATCCTGGTGAGAGAGGCAATGTCCCCACAATCCGCAGGTATGGTGGCCTTCCGCGGTAAAGATCGATATCAGTGGACGATTGAGCCAGTCTCCCTGGCACAGGAGGAGCACGGTGAATTTCTCCTGAAGGATAAGGGGGTCTATCTGCTTATTGGGGGCGCAGGCGGCATCGGCCTGAAAATAGCTGAGATGATCACCCGAAAGGTCAGAGCGCGGCTGGTTCTGGCGGGAAGGTCGGAGCTGGATTCCCTGAGGCGGGAAAAGCTTGTGCAGCTTCAAAGCAGGGGGAGTGAGGTTCTTTACTTATCAGGGGACGCGGCCAGCCGGAAGGACATGAAAACCATACTCAGGACCATCAAAGAACGCTACGGTGAGCTTCATGGGGTGATCCATGCCGGAGGAGTTCTGGAAGACAGGCTCCTGCTGAATAAGGACTGGCCATCCTTCCAGCGGGTGATGTCCCCCAAAGTGCAGGGGACCTGGATCATAAACCAGCTCACCCGCAAAGAACCGCTCGATTTCTTTGTGGTTTTCTCTTCCGTGGCATCTGTTCTGGGCAATCAGGGGCAGGCGGACTATGCAGCGGCCAACAGCTTTATGGATGCCTTTATTCAGTATCGAAGCCGCAATAATTTTCCGGGCAAAAGCCTCAGTATCAACTGGACGCTCTGGGCTGATGGGGGAATGGGGAAAAATCCTTCGGCAGTCAGGGCCTTTGCCGGAAAAACAGGGATCATTGACAGCCAGGCAGCCTCAATGGCCTTTAGTCAACTCCTTCATGGGCTGCAGGGCCAGTATATTGTCGCTGCAAATCCCGATTGTTTTCCGATAGAGAAGGAAAAAGTGTCCCCTTCACGCATAGCTGTGGGCCTGCCATATTCAGACCTTCAGAACACTCTGGCAGAGCTTTTGGCTGCTGTCCTGCACCTTGATCCGAAGGAGCTGGATAAGGAAACTGACCTCCGGGAGTTTGGCCTGGACTCTCTTTCCCTGACTGAATATGCAGAGCGGATCAAGGCCAGACTGGGTGTCGATATGAATGCCGCCCTGCTCTTTGAGTATACGACTATCAGGGATATTTCAGATTATTTGCACGGGCAGTGCGTACCTCAGCCAGCAGGTGCTTGTTCCGAACGGGATAACCAGGAGAAAGAGGTGAGGGAGGCCGCTCCTCAGGACATTGCGATTATCGGTATGAGCGGCCGCTTCCCTGGTTCCCGGAACCTTTCCGATTTCTGGAAAAACCTCAGTGAAGGACGGGATTGTATTTCCGAAGTGCCGGCCGACCGCTGGAGATGGGAGGAGTATTTTGGCGATCCCCGAAGAGATGAGGATAAAACGGATTCCAAGTGGGGCGGTTTTTTGGATGATATTCGATCTTTCGATGCCGGATTTTTCGGCATTTCACCCCGGGAGGCAGAGCTCATGGACCCTCAGCAGCGACTTCTGCTGGAAGAGTCCTGGCATGCCATAGAAGATGCCGGCTATCCGCCCTCAGCTCTCTCCGGCACGAGGACCGGCGTATTTATCGGTGTCTGCAACGATGACTATAACGAACTGGTGCTGAAAAGCGGAGTCAGGCTGGATGCGTATACCTCTACCGGCTCCTACTTTTCCCTGATCCCGAACCGGATCTCATACTTCCTGAATATCCACGGGCCGAGCGTAGCTGTCGATACGGCCTGCTCAAGCTCTCTGGTAGCCATTCATCAGGCCATTCAGGCCATCAATAACCGGGACTGCGTAATGGCTTTGGCAGGAGGAGTAAACATCTGCTGCACTCCCCGCCGGCATATCTCCTTCAGTCATGCTGGCATGCTGTCCAGCGACGGACGCTGCAAGACCTTTGACAAAAAGGCCAATGGATACGTCAGAGGCGAGGGAGTCGGGATTATCTTCCTGAAGCCTTTGGAAAAAGCGAGAGAGGACAACGATCATATTTATGGAGTCATCAGGGGAAGCGCGGTGAATCATGGCGGCCTTTCAAACTCCCTCACAGCTCCAAATCCCAATGCTCAGGCAGAGCTGCTCATCAGCGCCTATGAGAAAGCCAAGGTTGACCCTGCTTCGATAACCTTTATCGAAGCTCATGGGACCGGCACCAGTCTTGGAGATCCCATCGAGATCAACGGCTTGAAGAAGGCTTTTGAGGAGCTTTATAAAAGGTGGAATAAGCCGCAACCGGAGAAAGCCCATTGCGGGTTGGGTTCGGTGAAGACGAATATCGGCCACCTTGAACCGGCAGCAGGGATAGCCAGTGTCATCAAGGTGTTACTGTCGATGAAGCATGGAATGCTTCCTGCCACCCTCCACTTTGATGAGCTTAACCCGTATATTCAGCTTGAAGGAAGCCCCTTCTATATCATCAAAGAGAACCTGTCCTGGAAGAACCTGAGCACTGATGACGGAAAGACAATACCACGGCGGGCGGGAGTCAGTTCTTTTGGCATTGGAGGGGTCAATGCTCACATGGTGCTCGAAGAGTATCTTCCTCCTGTTTCGCAACGAAACCGGGTGGAGCGGGATGAGCCGATTCGAAACCCGCAGATCATTGTGCTCTCAGCCAAAAATGAGGAAAGGCTGAAGGCTTATGCCGAGCAGATGCTGGTTTTCTTAACAACTCCTCCTGCCTCCGGTTCATCAGATGAACCTATCAACCTATCTGACCTTGCCTATACCCTGCAGGTTGGCCGGGAAGCTCTCGAGGAGCGCCTGGCACTTTTGGTATCGAGCCGGGAGGAATTGCTGGAAAAGCTCAGCCAATACTGTCAGGGTAAATTAGCCGTCAGGGACATCTATACGGGGAATATAAAAGCAACCAGGGCTAAAGTAGGACATCTGGTGACCGGAAAAGCGGGCAGAGAGTTTGTTGCAGAGATCATTCGTGATAAAGATTTCTCCACCCTGATCCAGCTTTGGGTATTGGGGGTGGAAATAGACTGGAAGCTCCTGTATCAGGGCTCCCTGCCAAACCGCATCCCTCTTCCCCTCTATCCGTTCGCTCAGGAAAAATACTGGATTCCAGCTTCCGGCACAAGCCCGGCAGAGGGCGGCCTCCGGCCCCTCCCGGATAAGCCCGATAGCCCGGGGCAGATAGCCAGGCTCCATCCCCTGCTCGATAAAAACGTTTCCACCCTGCGGGAGCAAAGGTTTTCAACCATGCTGGCGGGTGATGAATTTTTCCTGGCAGATCATGTGGTAGACGAGCAGAAGATATTGCCGGGAGCAGCCTACCTTGAAATGGCCAGAGCAGCAGGTGAGCTGAGTGGAGAAAAGAGGGTCCGCAAGCTGGAAAACATAGTCTGGGTACGGCCGATCAGTCTGTCCGGAGCGCCGCAGGAAATGCACATCAGCCTCTATCCGAATCAGGATCGGCCCGATCGCCAGAATAAGGTCGAGTATGAGGTGAGCACAACTGACGAGTGCAATCAAAGAATAGTGCACGCCCAGGGGAAGCTGGTCTATGAAGACCCTTCCGGCATCGATGCTGCGCCCGGCTTTCATGAAGCCAGCTATCCCTTGACTATCGATATCAAAGCTATCAGGGAACGGTGCCGGACTTCGATGGGAATCGCAGAGTGTTATCAGGCATTCCAAGCCAGAGGGGTGAAGTATGGCCCAAGCTTTCGGGCCATCAGGGAACTGTTCTCCAATGGAAAGGAAGCCCTGTCATATCTTGAGCTGCCGGCAAACTTAAAACCCGAATCCGCGGAATTTACCCTGCATCCTGTTTTAATGGATGGAGCGCTGCAAACAGCAGCGGCACTCATGAGAAGCAGGGAAGCCGGACCGGATAACACCTACCTTCCTTTTGCTCTGGGTGAGGTAGAGATCTTACGCCCCCT contains:
- a CDS encoding SDR family NAD(P)-dependent oxidoreductase, coding for MKSERSKSKINQVTGSDPSREGCTSHPFILSAGSSQSLEGLIARWKAFVRSPEYARAQLQDICATLMTGREPFSYRCGCLVASKEEIEAFLTKVILPVSKCSTPKWCLRIGRFSWTGFEKVRPLFALRDCGFIPALITGESTGLILSLAASGMVKLDDALAMLKKSKPKQLDHLELTRPGCPFYDPLAGQTIQPFLMSESYIRFLVDGYDLPHEVSQSSVNKARLLKECQFTFKKFLADWDLVLKKSGLEIGQMLFDDELLSPASGEEFRKKRLLLLSAVMSCLLKLDQKWSLTPPKQAGEPRFYELVDLILDEVLPKEAVVEIFLSQEPDFARISRILNQRQSSLDLRKPYTCLRERNQGLTEIADPYDWLNKALDIKPRVPGVGEDFVFLEFGELSEPAPPNRSVIMDLSLNPGESFRLTLLQLWLHGASIAWPRLYPEGTFGKVPLPAYDFDRKSFWLSDKPPEQDNLMDAAGPHTRQVYYHKPTWVRQAPPVLNQDGSRRAALVFINDHPLEKSLAKQTAKAYRKVFSIQQGPSFVRKGPDSFEIMAQREHDYSEVMGLIAGEMDEGIEGYDILYLWSYESEATPANDEKELAEKQEKGVQGLFFLARALTRLKIKTSIKVVIATCQSQVVRPQDRGEGYGYGGLLGLARTIGLENPRVKTAIMDFAAGELAADEMAAILVREAMSPQSAGMVAFRGKDRYQWTIEPVSLAQEEHGEFLLKDKGVYLLIGGAGGIGLKIAEMITRKVRARLVLAGRSELDSLRREKLVQLQSRGSEVLYLSGDAASRKDMKTILRTIKERYGELHGVIHAGGVLEDRLLLNKDWPSFQRVMSPKVQGTWIINQLTRKEPLDFFVVFSSVASVLGNQGQADYAAANSFMDAFIQYRSRNNFPGKSLSINWTLWADGGMGKNPSAVRAFAGKTGIIDSQAASMAFSQLLHGLQGQYIVAANPDCFPIEKEKVSPSRIAVGLPYSDLQNTLAELLAAVLHLDPKELDKETDLREFGLDSLSLTEYAERIKARLGVDMNAALLFEYTTIRDISDYLHGQCVPQPAGACSERDNQEKEVREAAPQDIAIIGMSGRFPGSRNLSDFWKNLSEGRDCISEVPADRWRWEEYFGDPRRDEDKTDSKWGGFLDDIRSFDAGFFGISPREAELMDPQQRLLLEESWHAIEDAGYPPSALSGTRTGVFIGVCNDDYNELVLKSGVRLDAYTSTGSYFSLIPNRISYFLNIHGPSVAVDTACSSSLVAIHQAIQAINNRDCVMALAGGVNICCTPRRHISFSHAGMLSSDGRCKTFDKKANGYVRGEGVGIIFLKPLEKAREDNDHIYGVIRGSAVNHGGLSNSLTAPNPNAQAELLISAYEKAKVDPASITFIEAHGTGTSLGDPIEINGLKKAFEELYKRWNKPQPEKAHCGLGSVKTNIGHLEPAAGIASVIKVLLSMKHGMLPATLHFDELNPYIQLEGSPFYIIKENLSWKNLSTDDGKTIPRRAGVSSFGIGGVNAHMVLEEYLPPVSQRNRVERDEPIRNPQIIVLSAKNEERLKAYAEQMLVFLTTPPASGSSDEPINLSDLAYTLQVGREALEERLALLVSSREELLEKLSQYCQGKLAVRDIYTGNIKATRAKVGHLVTGKAGREFVAEIIRDKDFSTLIQLWVLGVEIDWKLLYQGSLPNRIPLPLYPFAQEKYWIPASGTSPAEGGLRPLPDKPDSPGQIARLHPLLDKNVSTLREQRFSTMLAGDEFFLADHVVDEQKILPGAAYLEMARAAGELSGEKRVRKLENIVWVRPISLSGAPQEMHISLYPNQDRPDRQNKVEYEVSTTDECNQRIVHAQGKLVYEDPSGIDAAPGFHEASYPLTIDIKAIRERCRTSMGIAECYQAFQARGVKYGPSFRAIRELFSNGKEALSYLELPANLKPESAEFTLHPVLMDGALQTAAALMRSREAGPDNTYLPFALGEVEILRPLPQACYVHVTEENQHLTKPPVTRFNLHLADKSGQVLVRMRDFSLRALKHTGSQKEAGKSGNETTRMSPMYYHSVWKPSDPDCAAIPAGLDRGLSGMVVIFDINQDVRTALEERLKRACRDCPVILAVPGKSFRKLGDRIYEINPGHRQDYLEFTECLDAHSILPITILHLWAKSDPTDIPSCLDSSAYSVLYLSQALMAKKPQDKIRLLYLYQSQDEAPHHAAIYGLARTIHLENPKFTGKTVHIRAASGQALAASKIADIMIAELMAEDTPAVEVRYEHGHRFVKRWQELEPDREVSPDQQATALLKEGGVYVITGGLGGLGFIFARYLAGQVRAKLVLAGRSDLSTRGRDRLTELESPGVEVIYVKADIAQKEQAQALMAKARQRFGRIDGIIHSAGILRDSLLVKKTRDEMEAVLAPKVYGTVYLDEATAHDQLDFFILFSSIASVTGNVGQSDYAYANSFMDNFAAKREGLRLKGERSGKTLSINWPLWQEGGMKVDEQTETFLARTLGIQALQTQDGIAAFVRGLACEGNQMLVAGGDRDRIHRVLGLREDIPGLSKQALPLADPSDIIETGKSRIDGEALRHRLQRDLQKMAASILKIREADIDPESELNEYGFDSISLTEFANRINEKYDLEITPAIFFEYLSLDSLVQYLSQEQEYKDKLIHFYQDNLNVVSQAISRAEEADDAALVEIRPKEETRPRFHAFGLEGVQQQGTSQDTAFRQPSSEPIAIIGMAGAMPQSEDLEAFWKHLKEGKDLITEIPPDRWDWRAYYGDPAREDNTTNVKWGGFMKDVDKFDAAFFGISPREAELMDPQQRIFLQTAWKAIEDAGYKPSDLSGTRTGLFVGVANIDYQELLRDHGVNIEAHTSTGRSHSILANRISFLLNLHGPSEPIDTACSSSLVAIHRAVDALRTGGCEMAIAGGVNVILSPTLYISFTRAGMLCEDGRCKTFDKRANGYVRGEGVGAILLKPLSKAQADNDHIYALIRATAENHGGHATSLTAPNPNAQAQLLVSAYEKAQIDPATVSYIETHGTGTSLGDPIE
- a CDS encoding polyketide synthase, with protein sequence MVWIREGEGSNEAQSIGLKIRTAGKAQGKVKGKKGERRRDVAVIGMACRFPEARDYHEFGDNLLRGINSIREIPPERWDINKYYSPDIEEPNKSVSKWCGLLDAPDQFDHHFFAVSPREARSMDPQQRLLLQETWHCIEDSGVPLASLQEKRTSVYVGVMANDYCQQAMTRNLVIDGYACLGSYDCMLANRISYVFGLRGESISVGAACASSSVAIHQARRSLITGESDYALAAGVSLDLHPWKYISFSKSRMLSPDGQCKTFDKDANGYVPGEGAGVLLLQPLEEAIRAGNHIHGIIRGSAVNHGGQASSITAPRVRAQRDVILAAYADARLSPEAVSYVEAHGTGTSLGDPIEIEALTQAFRVYTDRKQFCKIGSVKTNIGHLEAAAGIAGVIKVLVMMNRGKIPKTLNIKILNPIINFGESPFMVADSLSDWPGREKGLAIRAGVSSFGMGGVNSHIVLESFW
- the fabD gene encoding ACP S-malonyltransferase, yielding MATFVFPGQGSQKKGMGDGLFNDFRELTSQADTVLGYSIEELCIQDAGGHLGQTDYTQPALYVVNAFTYLKKIALLSRKPDFVAGHSLGEYNALLAAEVFDFETGLRLVKKRGELMSRALGGGMAAVIGLTDKRVEELLRENHCDTLAIANYNAPSQVVISGPKAEIDQAGSIFEAAGARAYIPLRVSGAFHSQFMEEARENFFSFLEEFEFSGPKIPVISNVTARPYTKEDIRQLLADQITHPVKWTACIRYLLGQGETEFEEIGPGTVLTGLIQQIKKEAQPLGEAGQQERREKQKTKQARAEEVWPKITAASLGSEEFKQDYNVRYAYVTGGMYRGIASKELVVRMGKAGLMGYFGTGGLDPGQIEAAIHYIQRELKDGQAYGMNLLSNIINPNVEEETIDLFLRHGVKNVEAAAFMQITPPLVKYRLKGLSRDAGGNIAITHRVQAKVSRPEVARAFLSPAPEHIVRKLLAENKITREQADLSTKVPMADDLCVEADSGGHTDQGVAYVLMPAMMRLRDELMDTYKYPRRVRVGAAGGIGTPEAVMAAFMLGADFILTGSVNQCTVEAGTSGAVKDLLQQINVQDTDYAPAGDMFELGAKVQVLKKGVFFPARANKLYELYRQYNSLDEIDEKTKKQIQEKYFQRSFEDIYKETKAYFSQHYPQEIEKAERNPKHKMALVFRWYFGHTTHLALSGSEEQKVDYQVHCGPALGAFNQWVKGTPLENWSNRHVDEIAEKLMQEAAELLNHRFQSLFKRSSYPGEAR